The region CAGTGGTTGTGATCAAAATGAAGCTGTCTTATCTCTTGGATACTCCTCTGACAAAAGAGATAGCGCCATATATCCAAGAGATGGTTATAAATATGATTTAAGCACTGAAATTACTTTACCATTACTTGATATGCAGTATTATCAAATTAATGCAAAAGTTGTGGACTATATCCCACTGTCTAAAGAATTCGTTTGGAATAATAAACTTAATTTAGGATATGCACATTCTTATGGAGACGATCCATACCCATTCTTTCAAAATTATTATGTAGGCGGCACAAATTCTGTAAGAGGCTATAAAGCAGCATCGATTGGAAAACAGTATTTCGACACCATACAAGATGATTATGTCTCAACTGGAGGAACTACAAAGGTTGTAGCGAACACTTCAATCCTTTTCCCACTTCCTGGAGGAATGTTTAAAGATCAAGTTAGGCTTGAAACATTCATCGATGGTGGTGGTGTATGGGAGGAGGATGAGAATATTGCACTAGATGAAATGAGATTCTCAGCAGGGCTTTCAATTCAGTGGGTTTCGCCATTTGGCCCAATCAATGTATCATTTGCTAAGGCATTGAATGATGATGCTCAAGATGAAACGGAATCATTCCAGTTTGGAATGGGAACGAATTTTTAATATAATTTAAGATAAGGAACTAAATAACCATGATCAGTAAATTTTCAGCAATAATTTTTAGTATATTTCTGTTGCTACCACTGTCAGTTTCAGCTGAGATGGAAATATTCAAAATTGGCTATGTTGTTGTAGAGAAGGTTTTAAAGGAAGCGCCCCAAACAGCTGCTAGTAATAAAAAACTTGAAAAAGAATTTAAATCTAGGACGGATGAACTTCAAAAGAAAGTAAAAGCCATTCAGAAACAAGAAAAAGATTTCAATAAAAATAGTTTAACAATGACAGCTTCTGATCGCCAAAAGGCACAAAAGAAAATACAAAATTCAAAAATTGAAACCCAAAGAATGGAAAGAGAGTTAAGAGAAGATATTGATATTAGAAGACGTGAAGAAATTGGAAGATTACAAGAAAAAATAAATGAAGCAATTGAGGAAATGGCTAAAACAGATAAGTATGATCTTATTCTTTACCAAGGTGTAGCTTATGCCTCAAAAGAAATTGATATTACTGATAAACTTATTAAAGTTTTAGGTAAAACTAAATAATAAAAGTATGTGAATGTTGAAAGAATTTAAGTGTTCCGAGTTGGCTGAGGTAGTTGGAGGTAAAGCTTCCTCAGGCAATATTGTAGTCGATAATATTTCTTCTTTAGATTCCGCAAATGCTAGTTCAATTTCCTTCTTGTCAGACTCATCTTATATTCCAAAGCTTAAGAAGACAAAATCTAAAGTTATTTTAATTAAAAATGATGATTTAAAGTATTGGGAAAAAGATTATATTCTTGTTAAAAACCCTTATCTAGCTTTTTCTAAGATTGCTACTTTATTCAATGAGCTTGGTGAGAATGACAAACACACTATCCATGAATCTGTTGTTTTTGGTAATAATTCAAAACCTGAAAAAAATAATGATATACGAGCTCATTCCGTCATTGGAGATAATTGCTTATTAGGAAAAAAAATTCAAATTGGTACAAATGTTTCTATTGGGGATAATGTTGCAATTGGTGAAAATACAATTATTCATGCAAATGTAAGTATTGAGAATAATGTAAAGATAGGTATTAATTGTATATTATTTTCTGGCGCAAGAATCGGTACTGACGGTTTTGGCTATGCACCAGATGATGATGGTAGTTGGTCAAAGATTCCACAAAC is a window of Methylophilales bacterium DNA encoding:
- a CDS encoding OmpH family outer membrane protein — its product is MISKFSAIIFSIFLLLPLSVSAEMEIFKIGYVVVEKVLKEAPQTAASNKKLEKEFKSRTDELQKKVKAIQKQEKDFNKNSLTMTASDRQKAQKKIQNSKIETQRMERELREDIDIRRREEIGRLQEKINEAIEEMAKTDKYDLILYQGVAYASKEIDITDKLIKVLGKTK
- the lpxD gene encoding UDP-3-O-(3-hydroxymyristoyl)glucosamine N-acyltransferase, whose amino-acid sequence is MLKEFKCSELAEVVGGKASSGNIVVDNISSLDSANASSISFLSDSSYIPKLKKTKSKVILIKNDDLKYWEKDYILVKNPYLAFSKIATLFNELGENDKHTIHESVVFGNNSKPEKNNDIRAHSVIGDNCLLGKKIQIGTNVSIGDNVAIGENTIIHANVSIENNVKIGINCILFSGARIGTDGFGYAPDDDGSWSKIPQTGSVIIEDNVHIGANTTIDCGAIDNTVIKSGVKIDNLVHIAHNCEIGENTIIAAMAGFAGSSKIGKGCMIGGGARIAPNISIADKTVISPTTAIGRSIKKEGQRFTGALPPLSHKDWLKFAVKFMIRKGIK